One genomic window of Motacilla alba alba isolate MOTALB_02 chromosome 1, Motacilla_alba_V1.0_pri, whole genome shotgun sequence includes the following:
- the LOC119700192 gene encoding cystatin-A-like, producing MCVYMRDAWGLCSDCAELLSSEPLIGSEKSPATMMPGGLSDTKPATPEVQQLVNQVKPQFESRANMNCGVFTAIAYKTQVVAGTMYFIKVQVSDAEYVHLKVFQSLPHENLGPSLVSFQTGKTRDDPLTYF from the exons atgtgtgtatatatgcgAGATGCCTGGGGACTCTGCTCAGACTGCGCTGAACTTCTCTCTTCAGAGCCACTCATCGGTTCAGAAAAGTCACCTGCCACCATGATGCCTGGGGGCTTATCTGACACCAAGCCAGCTACTCCAGAAGTTCAGCAGCTTGTTAACCAG GTGAAGCCACAGTTTGAAAGCCGGGCAAACATGAACTGTGGTGTCTTTACAGCCATAGCATATAAGACTCAAGTGGTTGCTGGGACAATGTACTTTATTAAG GTCCAAGTTTCTGATGCTGAATATGTCCACTTAAAGGTGTTTCAGAGTCTTCCTCATGAGAACCTAGGTCCCAGCCTTGTCAGTTTTCAGACTGGCAAAACCAGAGATGACCCTCTGACCTACTTCTAA
- the LOC119701037 gene encoding cystatin-B-like, producing MLCGGTSAARPATDETQRMAEQVKAQLEEKEGKTFDVFTAVEFKTQLVAGTNYFIKVHVGNEEFMHLRVFKSLPHENEQLSLHSYQGSKTKHDELAYF from the exons ATGTTGTGCGGCGGTACCTCGGCGGCCCGGCCCGCCACCGACGAGACGCAGCGCATGGCGGAGCAG GTAAAAGCTCAgctagaagaaaaagaagggaaaacctTTGATGTCTTCACTGCAGTGGAGTTTAAAACTCAGCTGGTTGCTGGAACAAACTACTTCATCAAG GTCCATGTTGGGAACGAGGAGTTCATGCACCTGCGGGTGTTCAAGAGCCTGCCCCACGAGAATGAGCAGCTGAGCCTCCACAGTTACCAGGGCAGCAAGACAAAGCACGATGAACTGGCTTATTTCTAG